Proteins from a genomic interval of Neodiprion lecontei isolate iyNeoLeco1 chromosome 2, iyNeoLeco1.1, whole genome shotgun sequence:
- the LOC124292989 gene encoding caldesmon-like → MPIETRTGSKKESGASVDDSLQLKYTETDIEFIKQEVSNKEKRLQKEREALEERQAEIDKKSKHLSEQFRQQEAELEKKQRAIESSKDAGLSEEVQKKLARLAELEAKEIANANTKTQRHNPTEGPAQDVPHPTQPTKGIVEEIKYPTQFKTSKVDDSKNPAQLSASVTDVKIRDTNEATGRSKMDEPRLGPVEDTQLSELLRKKAEIDREVQLLVAQNSRGTDRAVTQSIELATDATFREPGPVCTRSKDELRLEAEILHFKKKAERKKGDLRKSVAPQKPNLVDSYRPDPLSRGAIGRNALNSENDHISIKSVVSVPTDDEDLNLEAEALAREALIRRIQKENREKLKNLRGGIAGPDLGPQELGEPGVPEELALEKDLEIQLREQEIWEREIELQEQELAYQAALADPYRERRRKLAEREEQLKKREQALKDKISGITRPQVTQVVNTVQAPVPPTLPLAEQSISVKDALAVVPKFDGKNITVMQFNRACKRALEMVTPSLEGYLTRLIRSKLADRAYAVIEDESFATLQGLLDKLTEVFAPIRSANHYRGELGQLYKYADEHVLDYIGRTRDIKTGLIEAERRKNRELTNAEIIRLDEEVCEAFVGGLPSDCRNAVLIKGYSNLKTAYERAIDASKALELDRDRARSRGASRAESNNAEPCKHCGRSNHLTDQCRAIRRPAVSRPVENRESCTLCGRSTHSTANCYKNKPPSSQQSTARNTNVVECSYCKSIGHSYNECRKRRYHETISRNNSGNGAGPSGNTGSPRVTRANAIETEEVEAGPSAST, encoded by the coding sequence ATGCCTATCGAAACTAGAACAGGTAGCAAAAAGGAAAGCGGCGCATCAGTAGATGATAGCTTACAACTCAAATACACGGAGACCGATATAGAATTCATAAAGCAGGAGGTTTCCAATAAGGAAAAGAGGCTCCAAAAAGAGAGGGAAGCGTTAGAGGAACGTCAAGCAGAAATAGATAAGAAGTCAAAACATCTTAGCGAACAATTCAGACAACAAGAAGctgaattagagaaaaaacagCGCGCGATTGAATCGAGTAAAGACGCGGGGTTATCCgaagaagttcaaaagaaACTTGCCAGGCTCGCCGAGCTCGAGGCGAAAGAAATCGCGAACGCAAATACAAAAACGCAGCGGCACAACCCGACCGAGGGCCCCGCGCAAGACGTACCACATCCTACACAGCCAACAAAAGGCATagtagaagaaatcaaatatcCTACGCAGTTCAAAACGAGCAAGGTAGACGATTCTAAAAATCCTGCACAGCTCTCCGCGAGCGTGACAGACGTTAAAATTAGGGACACTAACGAAGCGACGGGCCGTTCGAAAATGGATGAACCGCGGTTAGGTCCTGTAGAGGACACACAGCTGTCCGAACTTCTCCGTAAGAAGGCAGAAATAGATCGGGAAGTACAACTTCTCGTAGCGCAAAATTCACGCGGCACAGATAGGGCAGTTACCCAAAGCATAGAATTAGCCACAGACGCTACATTTAGGGAACCCGGTCCAGTGTGTACGCGGAGTAAGGATGAATTAAGGTTAGAAGCAGAAATTCTGCACTTCAAAAAGAAggcagaaagaaagaaaggcgaCTTAAGAAAATCCGTGGCGCCTCAAAAACCTAACCTTGTGGACAGTTACCGCCCTGATCCACTCAGCAGAGGAGCGATTGGTAGAAACGCCCTCAATTCAGAAAATGATCACATTTCAATAAAGTCAGTGGTTTCCGTCCCAACTGACGATGAAGATTTGAATTTAGAAGCAGAAGCGTTAGCTAGAGAAGCGTTGATCAGACGCattcaaaaagaaaaccgcGAGAAACTCAAAAATCTACGCGGAGGAATAGCAGGTCCGGACCTGGGACCTCAAGAATTAGGTGAGCCAGGCGTGCCGGAAGAACTAGCCCTCGAGAAGGACTTAGAAATACAATTACGCGAGCAAGAGATTTGGGAGCGCGAAATAGAATTGCAGGAGCAAGAACTCGCGTACCAGGCCGCGTTAGCAGATCCGTACCgggagagaaggaggaaaTTAGCTGAGCGCGAGGAACAGTTAAAGAAAAGGGAGCAGGCCCTGAAGGATAAGATCTCGGGAATCACCCGCCCCCAAGTTACTCAAGTCGTTAACACCGTACAGGCACCCGTTCCTCCTACTTTGCCGTTAGCGGAGCAATCCATATCGGTTAAAGACGCGTTAGCGGTAGTCCCAAAatttgacgggaaaaacatCACCGTAATGCAGTTTAATCGGGCGTGCAAGAGGGCACTCGAGATGGTAACACCCAGCTTGGAGGGGTACCTCACGCGCCTCATCAGAAGCAAGCTCGCCGATCGAGCATACGCAGTAATCGAAGACGAGAGTTTTGCAACCCTGCAAGGACTCTTGGACAAACTCACGGAAGTGTTCGCGCCCATTAGATCCGCGAATCATTACCGTGGAGAGCTTGGTCAGCTGTATAAATACGCTGATGAACACGTGCTAGATTACATAGGGAGAACCCGCGACATAAAAACGGGATTAATAGAAGCGGAACGAAGAAAGAACCGCGAGCTAACCAACGCAGAGATAATCAGGTTAGATGAGGAAGTCTGCGAGGCATTTGTCGGCGGACTACCGAGCGACTGCCGGAATGCAGTATTGATCAAAGGTTACTCCAACCTGAAGACAGCCTACGAAAGGGCTATAGATGCCAGCAAGGCATTAGAATTAGATAGAGATCGGGCTAGGAGCCGCGGCGCGAGCAGGGCCGAGAGTAATAACGCAGAGCCGTGTAAACATTGCGGCCGTAGTAATCACCTAACCGATCAGTGCCGAGCGATTAGGAGACCCGCGGTAAGCAGACCCGTGGAAAATAGAGAATCGTGTACGCTGTGCGGGCGGTCGACCCACAGCACAgcaaattgttacaaaaacaaaCCGCCGTCGAGCCAACAGTCGACAGCGCGAAATACAAACGTAGTCGAATGTAGCTACTGCAAGAGCATAGGACATTCATACAACGAATGCCGTAAACGTAGATACCATGAAACAATTAGCCGAAACAACTCGGGAAACGGAGCAGGGCCCTCGGGGAACACGGGCAGCCCCCGAGTAACAAGGGCCAATGCCATAGAGACAGAGGAGGTGGAAGCAGGTCCATCTGCCTCTACTTAA